Sequence from the Ooceraea biroi isolate clonal line C1 chromosome 5, Obir_v5.4, whole genome shotgun sequence genome:
GTTCACACGGTTCGGCTCGGTTCGAATCGTCTAAACGCCTTCACTATGATAAATGCGCCGACTCGGCAAAATTACCGATACGATAAAAAAACTGAATCATGTGAATCTGTTACATGGTCCGAAGATTTCAAAAGCCACCAGCTCAAATTGTTCGAACAGTTTAGTCATAGTTTCGAATTAATTTCAAGCTCGAGCATCTCCGCCGTGAATTGCCAAAActaatttatatcataaagttactaacaatttatataaattatctacacAATTTATTCCTTTATCGGAACTCTAGTATCAGCCGCGTCGGAGGAAGCCGAAGTCGGACGATCAGATGAGCATCATCATGCACAGAGGCGGACTATCATCGCCGGGGACTTCCCTCGACTCTTCGGCTAGTCCTTCGGACTGCACGTACGCTCGTCTGTACCCGGACACCGGTGTAAAGACGTATGAACGACCGTCGACTTATCACGAGCCCAAATCCAGTACGTATGACCTAGCCAGACCGGTCTGGGTGAACGAGACCGTCGCAAAGTATCCCACTGCCGCCGATCATCCTGGCAAGCAGACGTACGAGACGAGGAGTTACGCCGAGGCCAAGTGTCACGAAGTCGCCAAGTACCACGAGATGACTGGCACCAGGTCGTATCATCATCACGAACCGACGGCGATCAAATACTCGGACTTGCAGGCTAAATCCTACGATCTGCCCAAGGGGTATCCGGAAGCCAAGGGGTATCCAGATGGTCTCAAGTATCCCGCGGAGATGAGTGGAGTCACCGCTGCCGCAGCCGCCGCTAAGACTTCCTACACCTGCGTGCACGGGCAGTATTATCCCACCGCGGAAGGATACGCTGTTCACGGTGAGGAAAACGACTATCAGTCGCAGAGCGTGTCGTCGCATCCTTCCTTTTATCCCTACATATCGGCGTCCATGGCGCAACCACCGTATTATATGGGACCCCGATAAATGAACCCCGAACCGCCGAGAAGGTGAGACGACGCTACGTTCGTGATCAAATTGAGCTTGGAATTTTTCGATGGTCAAATCGTACAAATGTAATCGAGTTTTAAGCTCAGTTTCGAGCTGTCCGAATATTTTCAAGTCGCAATACATGTATCCGAGCTATTTGATGACTGCTGCCTGGAATCTGGATCGTTCACCTCCTTGACGGTACGTTACATCATTGGAATCTCGAATATCGTGTGCCTAATGAaaactgtaaaatattatatttaaatactgaTATTTAAGCAATGCGCGTGCGCATATCGTACTTAATGACAAAACCGATGACATTTATTCTATGAGGTAAAATGTTATATCCAACTGCTTCAacttctttattcttttttttatttattcttctctGTAAACTCTgtgacaatataaataaataaatcagatCTATTGTCTAAATATCTTTCTTTGATCTACATCTTAATATGTAACGCTCGCCTCGAAATCTTTGGCGGAAATAacacaaaagaaaaataatagaattagAAACATGGGACTTGCAATTAAAtctataaattacaattagatctataaataaaattaaaaaaaattatttaattatacatcaGATCACATCAGTTTCTTAGTTATTCAGTGAttaggaaaaaaattttattttgactgAATTGGAGAGGAGAGCACGTGACCATGTGCAAGCGTCTCGCAAACGATATTGTACCTAATGTAGACATAGGTCTAGTATCACATTCACAGTCGAGACATCAGCAAAAAGTTGCAGTGATTTT
This genomic interval carries:
- the LOC105285231 gene encoding transcription factor Sox-1a, yielding MTFFTFSCRKKNLLCPRISSIFMRVLDCAYQLVKKVFCARVRTGIKMEAHHNNNGLPSMEDKAGPSSNEHCSNNSLDDAVGKLLQGYDWTLLPVTSRAGGRRSAHVKRPMNAFMVWAQAARRRLADQYPQLHNAELSKTLGKLWRILSDGEKQPFIEEAERLRNAHKKQHPHYKYQPRRRKPKSDDQMSIIMHRGGLSSPGTSLDSSASPSDCTYARLYPDTGVKTYERPSTYHEPKSSTYDLARPVWVNETVAKYPTAADHPGKQTYETRSYAEAKCHEVAKYHEMTGTRSYHHHEPTAIKYSDLQAKSYDLPKGYPEAKGYPDGLKYPAEMSGVTAAAAAAKTSYTCVHGQYYPTAEGYAVHGEENDYQSQSVSSHPSFYPYISASMAQPPYYMGPR